From the genome of Anaplasma ovis str. Haibei, one region includes:
- the prfB gene encoding peptide chain release factor 2, with translation MRFRNLYIGLGWTWSLLRGVFDVNGLADSLEALNSRCSSTSLWDDQENAKKLLSERARVEEVLASFRTLEREHADCVELFDMADEGDGEFLGGLWETLTQLERRVGRKKAECMFSGEADNSGCFLVIRPGAGGTESSDWAAMLLRMYVRWAETYHGFTTEIIDKIDGEAAGLKSVTVKMSGRGAYGWMKTESGVHRLVRISPFDSSSRRHTSFASVEVSPIADDTINIEILEKDLRIDTYRASGAGGQHVNKTESAVRITHIPSGIVVQCQTSRSQHQNRAEAYSLLRSRLYEMELQEKEKKMAQEHDSRCDIGWGHQIRSYVMHPYRMVKDLRTGCETGDVDSVLNGDLDKFITATLTYKLSQAQR, from the coding sequence CTGCGGTTTCGGAATTTATACATAGGCTTGGGGTGGACCTGGAGTCTATTGCGAGGTGTCTTTGACGTTAATGGCCTGGCAGATTCTTTAGAAGCGCTAAATTCCCGTTGTTCATCCACCTCTCTGTGGGACGATCAAGAGAACGCAAAAAAATTACTTAGCGAGAGAGCAAGGGTAGAGGAGGTTTTAGCTTCGTTCCGCACCTTGGAGAGGGAGCATGCTGACTGTGTCGAGTTGTTTGACATGGCGGACGAGGGCGATGGCGAGTTTCTCGGTGGCCTGTGGGAGACGTTAACTCAGCTGGAACGCCGTGTTGGTCGGAAAAAGGCCGAGTGCATGTTTTCTGGGGAAGCCGATAATAGCGGGTGCTTCCTAGTTATTCGTCCAGGTGCTGGCGGTACGGAGAGTAGTGATTGGGCTGCCATGCTCCTGCGTATGTATGTGAGGTGGGCCGAGACTTATCATGGGTTTACCACAGAAATTATAGATAAAATTGATGGTGAAGCTGCGGGGTTGAAGTCAGTTACGGTCAAAATGTCCGGGAGAGGGGCCTACGGTTGGATGAAGACCGAAAGTGGTGTACACAGGCTGGTGAGGATATCACCGTTTGACTCTTCATCAAGGCGCCATACAAGCTTTGCCAGTGTAGAAGTATCGCCAATAGCTGACGATACAATTAACATAGAAATACTTGAGAAGGACCTGCGTATCGACACGTACAGGGCCTCTGGGGCGGGCGGCCAGCATGTGAATAAGACTGAAAGCGCAGTGCGCATAACTCACATACCGTCAGGTATAGTAGTGCAATGTCAAACCAGTAGGTCCCAGCACCAGAACCGGGCGGAAGCCTACAGTTTGCTGCGCAGCCGCCTTTACGAGATGGAGCTTCAGGAAAAGGAGAAAAAAATGGCCCAAGAACATGATAGCAGATGCGACATAGGGTGGGGACACCAGATTAGGTCATATGTGATGCACCCGTACCGCATGGTTAAAGATTTGAGAACTGGGTGCGAGACCGGAGACGTGGACTCCGTGCTCAATGGAGATTTGGATAAGTTTATCACCGCAACTCTGACTTACAAACTATCCCAAGCTCAGCGGTAA